The genomic window CAATCTCCAGAAAGAGGACTTCCTGCGGCAGGTGGGGCCCTTCGTGCTCGTGCGGCAGCCGCCGGATCCGGTGGTGGAGCGGCTGGCCTTGCGGCTCGGGGCCCACCGCACCCGGGTGGCGCGCTCGCAGGCCTCCGCCAAGATGCTCGTGGCGGAGCTGCTCCAGCACCTGGACGACCTGAGCGTGGCCACGCTGCCGCCCATCCGGGGCAGCGAGGAGCTGCAGATTGGCCGCCTGCCCGACAATGATGTCGTCGTGGACGATCCGTCCGTCTCCAAGCGCCACGCGGTGCTGCGCTGGGACGCGCTGGCGCGCCGGTGCATGCTGACGGACCTGGGCTCACGCAACGGCACGTTGATCAACGCCGAGTACATCCGCGACGCCAACTCCCTGGTGAGTGACGGGGACATGCTGAGCTTCGGGGATGCGGAATTCTGTTTCCTGGAGACGCTCAGTCTCCTGTCGATGTTGCACACCGCGCACTACGCTTGAGGCACACCCGTCATGATCTCCGTCAAGGAATTGCGAGCACTCGGCACGTCGCTCCCGCTGGACGCCTTCCGCCGCCAGCTGGGCCCCTTCGCGCTCATCCAGCGCCCGCCCACCGAGGACCCCACGGCGGGGGCCATCACCACCCGGGTGGCGAACCCCAAGGTGATTGAGCAGGGCATCGTCTCGCTGCTGTTCGAGTTCGACGAGCTCATCGTCGCGCTGCTGCCGCCGCTGGAGGCCACCGACGCGCTGTCCATTGGCCGCATCACCGGCAACGAGCTGGTGGTGGAGGATGGCTCGGTGTCCAAGCAGCACGCGCGGCTGCAATGGAACCAGGCCGAGCGCCGGTGCACGGTGAAGGACCAGGGCTCGCGCAACGGCACCTTCCTCAACGGCACGCTCATCATGGACCGGGAGGTGACGCTGCGCGACGGCGACATCCTGAGCTTCGGGCACGTGCAGTTCTGGTTCCTGCTCACCGAGACCCTGCACGCGCGGCTGCGCGGGGAGCTGGCCGGCGGGCGCCCGAAGTAGCGGGGCGCCCGCGCACGGCCGTGCGGCTCAGGGGGCGGAGAACTCGATCCGGCGGCGCATCTCATTAGTCACGCGCTTGCTGGAGGTCACCTTCAGGAGCTTCGCCCGCACCCAGCACGCGGCGGGGTTCTCCCACTGGCCAATCTGGCCGATGCGGTAGGACCGGGTGACGAATTCATTGGCCCGCTTCACGCGCAAGGCCTGGTAGCGCGCGAGCGCCGCGGGCAGCTCCGCCTCCACGGCCAGGCACCGCGCGAGCACCACGGCATCCTCCACGGCCTGGCAGCCGCCCTGGCCCATGTTGGGCGTCATCGGGTGCGCCGCATCGCCCAGGAGCACCACGCGCCCCTCCGCCCACTTCTCGATGGGGGCCCGGTCGTGGATGTCCGTGCGCAGGATGGCCGAGTTCGGCGTGTTCTGGATGAGCTGCGGAATCGGGGCATGCCATCCGGCGAAGCGCTTGAGCAGCTCCGTCCGGGCATCCGGCTGGTCCACGCCGTGCTCCGGGGCATTGGCCGTGGCGAACCAGTACGTCTGCCCATTGCCGATGGGGACGACGCCGAAGCGGCTGCCCTGCCCCCAGCTCTCGGAGGTGTAGTCCGGGCGCACCCCGTCGGACACCTCGCACACCCCGCGCCAGCTCGTGTAGCCCGAGTAGCGCGGCGCGGGCTCGTGGAGCATCTGCGCCCGGACCGCCGAGCGCAGGCCGTCGGCGGCCACGAGCAGATCGCCCCGGACCTCGGTGCCATCCGAGAGCTTGACGAAGATGCCATCGGGCCCGTCCCGGTAGCCCTCCACCTTGGCCCCGAGCGTCAGGCAGTCGTCGCCCACCGCGTGGTGGAGCACGTCCTGGAGCAGCCCCCGGTGAATGGTAATCATGGGCGCGTCCACCAGCTCGGACACCTCCCGCACCAGCATGGAGCTGATCTCTTCGTTCCGGGGCGTGAGGATGGACCCCCCGTTGATCTTCTGGCCGGCCGCGGCCACCTGGGTGTCGATGCCCAGGGTCCGGAAGGCCAGCATCGCATTGCTCTGCATCGAGATGCCCGCGCCCACCTTCAGCATGGCGGGAGCACGCTCGAAGATCCTGAAAGCGATTCCCGCCCGGCGCAGGGCCACCCCGAGCGTGAGTCCACCAATTCCACCGCCCGCGATGAGCACCGTGAATCCAGTCTTCATGCGGGCCGACTTAGCACCCGCCCGCGTGCGCGTCCCGATTCTTTCCCAGCCCGCCCTCCGGCATTGTCGGCGGCGCTGCATTGGGCTTTCCTGGAGCGCAAATGCACTCATGGAACCGTGCCGCCCGGGCCCTGGCGGGAATGCTGCTGGTGCTGCTGGCCACCGCCTGCGGCGAGCCTCAGGAGATGATGGTCCTCCACGAGGCGCTGGGGCTCCGGGAGGAGCCGCACCCCGAGGCCCCCGTCGCGGAGAAGCTGCCCCGGGGCACCCGGCTGAAGGTGCAGCCCGCCCGCCCCTGGGAGGCCGAAGGGTGGCGCCGGGTGATGACCCCCTCCGGCATGCGCTGGACGACGCTCGAGGGGCTCGCCCCGTTCCCGCTCCAGGGCGAGGCCCGCTTCGTCTGGCAGGACGAGCTCCCCGTCCACTCCCAGCCGGACCCCTCCTCGCAGACCGTCGGGACGCTGAGGTTCGGGGACGAGGTTCACCTGCTGGCGGCCCCGGTTCCCGGCGTGGCCGGGTACACCGGGGTGGTGCGCGAGGGCACGCTCCTGGGCTTCGCGAACGCGTCCGCGCTCGGGGAGAAGCGGCCCACGGCGGAACTCCTCCTGGAAGAGACCCGCGCGATGCTCAAGCAGGGCAACTTCCCGCAGGCCCTGCGCTGGGCCCGGTCCCTCCGGGCCCTGTCCGAGGGCACCGGGCGCCGCGGGGCGCTCGTCGATGCGCTGGAGCGCGCCGGCACGGAGCCCGCCTCCCTCCAACCGGAGCTCGACTTCAACGAGAAGGCCCGCGGCGCGGAGCCCCCCCGCCCGGGTACCCAGGGCTGGGTCATTCCGTCCCGGGTCCACCTCCGGGAAGGCGCGGACCTGCGGGACTCCATCACCACCGTGCTGTCCGCGGACGCGGCGGTGCAGGTGCTGGACATCCAGCCCCCGTGGGCGCACGTGGAGCTCCTGACGAAGCAGACGCCGTGGATGGCCGTGGACCTGGGAGACTTCGCCGAGGTGCGGGGCGGACGGGCCATGGGCGTCGCGGCGTCCAAGCCGGGCACGCGCGGCCGGGGCTACCTGCCCATCGCCTCGCTCCAGGCCCAGCGCCTGAGCCCCGCGGAGCAGCAGGCCAAGGCCCTGGCGATGCAGCACGGGGAAGCCCGGCTCGAGCTGCTCAAGCGCGCCGTGGCGCTCTCGGGGCCGGAGCACCTCGCCCAGGTGGCCCCCGCCCTCATCGACGAGGCCTTCCTGGACGAGCGCTACCGGCTGGCGGTCGCCGCCGCCCTGCGGCTGAAGGAGACGGACCCGAAGGGCGGCGCCGCCCCCCGGATGGCGTGGAAAGTCGAAGCCGTCACCAGCCTCTATGGCTGCACGGGCCACCCCCTGGAGGCGCGCGTCGAGCCGGTGGAGTTCGAGCGGGGGGCGGAGTTCCCGAAGCCCCGGGGGGCCGTCTGTGCCCAGGTGTCCGGCCTGGAGTCCCCCTGTGATGTGTGCCTGTCCAACCTCTCGGACTACGACGCCGAGGCGCGTCAACACGTCCTGCGCGACAAGGCGGGGGTCGACGCCATGCTGGGCGAGCACGAGGAGATCATCACCCAACACTTGAAGGACTCGGCGCGGCTGGAGAACCTCTATGCCAAGCCCCCTCGCATGCGGGTCACCGTGAGGCCCGGCTCTGCCGCCCCCTCCCAGTCCCTCTTCCTCTTCGAGCTGCCGCTGGAGGTGGACCGCTACCAGGACAAGGCCGTCCTCTCGCCAGCCTTCCGGGAGGCACGCATGGCGGAGGTCCGCCTGCCCAGCGCCTCGGGCGAGAGCCGCTGGGAGTACTGGATGAGCACCCTCCAGTGGGAGGACTCGGCCCACGGCGCGCTCTTCGCCCCGGACGCCCCGGCCGCCTGGAAGGCCATGCAGGACTTCGCCCAGGCCCTGAAGAAGACTCCGGAGGCGTTCCTCGAACGCAACGACTTCGAGGGCGTGGTGTACGCGTTGCACCTCTCCCGGCACTGCGGAAAGTGCCCCACCCGTCAGAAGGCGTCTCCCGGTCGGTGAGCCCCCTTTAGGCATCCCTGGAGTGCAGGTTTTCATCGCTTCGGGCCGGCCTCACGTTGCGGCCATGAACACCAGCGCCGACCCGTCCCGCTACCCCAAGGACACCCGGGCGCGCGCCCACAGCATCACCTACGCCATCCGGAAGGAGGAGCACCGCCTCCGGATGCGGCACGCCTGGCTCCAGTACCAGAGCCAGGCAGGCCTGGTCTTCCTGCTGGCCAGTCTGGCGGCCCTGGCGGGCATCGCCTCGCTCCATGGGAGCGGGCACCTCGCCGGGTGGTTGGCCCTTCCGCTGATGGCGCTGCCGCTCTCCGTGCTGCACGAGCTCGAGCACGATCTCATCCACCACCTCTACTTCCGCCACCAGCCCTGGCTGCAGAACCTCCTCCTGGGGGTGACGTGGGTGTGCAAGCTGGGCATGAACCCGTGGACCCAGCGCGAGCTGCACCTGCACCACCACAAGGTGAGCGGCCAGCGCGAGGATGTCGAGGAGCGGATGCTGGGGCTGGGCACCCGGAGCCTGTTCCTGCGGCTGGTGCTCGCCGCCTCGCCCCTGGGCAGCACCCTGTTGCTGCTGGACATCCGCAAGGACGCGCCGGGCTTCCCGTCCAAGCAGATCCTCGCGGGGCTCCTGCCCACGCGGCTGTTCGCGGACCTGCTGCTGCTGCTGGCCCTGGCCTACGGGCTGACGGGCAGCATCCACCCCGGAGGCCCCCTGCCCGCCGGGGGCTGGCCGTGGGTGAGCGGCGCCGTGACGCTCTGGGTGCTGCCCAACCTCCTGCGCCAGGCCTGCCTGACCCTCATCTCCTCCTACAGCCACTACTACGAGGACATCCCCCCGGGAGATGTCTTCTTCCAGAACCAGATCCTCCACCACCCCCTGGTGTGGCCGCTCAACCTCTTCACCTTCAACTTCGGCAAGACGCACATCATCCACCACTTCGTGGCCAACCAGCCGTTCTACCTGCGGCAGATGGTCTCCTCCGTGGCGTTCGAGGAGATGAAGAAGCAGGGCGCGCGCATCAATGACTTCAGCGTCATCTCGCGCGCCAACCGCTGGGGCAACCCGCGCTATTCGATCTTGAACTCCTGAGGTGCCCCACCCTCCGGCGCCTCACCGAACGGCCAGAGGAAGCCCGGCGTCCGCACCACCTCGGGGGCGCTGCGCCCCTTCCAGCGCAGCGCCTCGCCGGGCCGCAGCAGCAGCGCCCGGGGCCCCGCGCCCCGCCCCTTGCGCACCTGCGCCAGCCGCTCCGGGTACGGGTCCGCGTCCGGGTTCTCGTCCAGGGTGCTGGCCCCCGTGACGGGCTCGCCGGGATAGCCCGGGTAGCGCGGCCCCATGCCCTCGCGCCAGTACCAGGGCGCCCCGCCGTCCGCGCACGGCACGACGTAGCGGGCCCCCAGCAGCGCCCCGAACTCCAGCGCCTCCTCGGGCCCGGCCATGAGCTGCTGGGGCGCGGTGAGGTGCTCCAGGGGCACATCCACGAGGAAGGCATCCAGCGTGGAGAAGCCGAAGAAGAGCGGCTTGAGCCGGAAGCCGCGCACGCCGCAGAACAGCACGTCCACGGGCCCCTCCTCGCGCACGCGCCGGCACACCTCGCGCATGTCGCCGCGCACATCGTGCCCCGCGTCCGCGAAGAAGGCCGCCGAGAAGCCCGGGGCCCGCACGAGCCAGGTGTTCCCCTCGTTGAAGAGCCCCCCGTAGAGCCCCTGCTGATCCGTGGGCTGCTCGCCATGGAACGGCAGGGCCCGGACGGTGAGGTCTCCCACCTGCCGCTCGTCCCCCCAGCGCAGGGGCTCCACGCGCGTGAAACCGAGCTGCTCCAGCCGCAGCACACAGTCCGTGGAGAAGAGGCTCTCGCGCGGCACCGCCGGGACGAAGATGCGCGTGTCCCTCGGCAGTTGCAGCAGGGAGCCCAGGTGGAAGTGGTCCCCGTGCGAGTGGGTGATGAGCACCGCGTCCACGGGCCCCAGGTCCCCCGGCTGCATCGGCGAGTAGCCCGGCCCATCCACCCCGCTCGAGGGCCGGAAGTACGGGTCCACGAGGACGCGCCCCTGGCGCCCCGCCACGAGCACGGTGTTGTGGCCCACGAAGAGCGCCCCGGGCGTGGGCACCGTCACGGGCCCCGCGTGGCGGACAAGCCAGCCAGCCCCCGACAGGTCCGCGAGCAGCGCGCCCACCGCGGGCGCCGCCGAGAGCGCGCGAAGCTCCGCCCGGCTCGCCCCGCGCGACAGGCAGGCGAAAAGCTCCGAGAGCACCGGCCACTCGGCCCGGGCCACGGGCACATCGAGCCCGAGCTGCTCCTGGCGCAGGTGCAGCACCCGGGGACGGTGGCGGCGGGCATCCGGAAAGAGCACCTCGTGCCGGAGGACCCGGCGGCCCCGCCGCCGCTTCCCGTCCTCACAGAGCGCGGCGTAGCGCGGGGTGTCCTCCAGCCACCGCACCAGGGCCCGGGCCTCCTGGAGCGCCCGGGAGGGGCCCAGCACCGCGAGCTGCCGCTTCAGCGCGGCGTGGGCCCGGCGCACGGGCCGCGAGGTGGGGCCCTGGATGCTGCACCCCAGGTCTTCGTGGTGCTCGGCCTCGGTCCGGGCCGAGGCGAGCACCGCCAGGCTGACGCCCCGGTGAAGGGTGAGCTTCATCGGCGAAACACCGGAGCGTCAGGCACGGCCGGCCCCTAGGGGACCACCTGGATGCGGCCCAGCACCGGCACGGTCAGCGGGTTGTTGGCGCGCAGGTAGACCTCCAGCGCGTCCACGTCGATGGGCCCGATGAGCAGGTCCTTGCCCTCGGTGAACACCGAGTAGTTGTCTCCGCCCGAGGCCATGAAGTTGTTCATCGACACCCGGTAGCTCGCCGCCGGATCGATGGCCTGGCCGTTGAGGGTCATCGACGCGGCGTTCACCTTGCTGCCCGCGGGGGCGGACAGGGAGAAGGAGTAGGAGAAGCCCTTGGAGACCTGCATGATCGACGGGTTGGCGTTGATGGGCGGGAACTGCTGCTCCAGCACGCGCTTGAGCTGATCGCCGGTGAGCGTCAGCGTCGCCACGTTGTTGGCGAAGGGCTGCACGGTGAAGATCTCCCCGTAGGTGATGTCCCCGGCGTTGATGTCGGCGCGCACGCCGCCCGGGTTCATCAGGGCGATGACCGCCCCGCCCTTCTCGGGGGCCTGGGTGATGGCCAGCATGGCGTCGGCGATGACGTTGCCGAGCACGGACTCACCCGAGTTGGTGGCCGACGGGGCGCGCACGGGCCGCAGCAGCTCGACCTCGGTGTAGCCGACGATCTTGTCGCGCAGGGGGGCGGCCTTGGTGACGTATTCCTTCACCATCGTGTCCACGGGCACATCCGCCGTCTCCCGGGTGACGATGACGTTGCGCGCGGCCGCTTCCTTCACATCGTTAGTGCCGGTGTTCAGCACCAGGTCCACATCCGTGACGATGCGCCCGTAGCTGGCGCCACTGGTGACACGGATGCCGTTGATGACGCAGTTGTAGGCCTGGTGCGTGTGGCCGGAGACCACCAGGTCCACTTCCTTGTTGAACCGGTTGACGATGTCCAGCAGGGGGCCCGAGATGCCCTTGCAGTCGTTGTAGAGGCCGTCCGCCTCCTGCAAGCCGCCCTCGTGGATGATGACCGCGACGGCCTTCACGCCCTGCGCGTTCAGCTCGGGGATGAGCGCGTTGACGGTGTCCGCCTCGTCCTGGAACTTCAGGCCGGTGATGCCGCTCGGGTTGACGATGGTGGGCGTGCCCTCCAGCGTCATCCCGATGAAGGCCATCTTCACGCCCTCGAACTCACGGATGGCGTAGGCCGGGAAGAGCGTCTGCTTGGCCGCCACGTCCGTGAAGACGTTGGCCGAGAGGAACTTGAACTTCGCGCCCACGAAGTTCGCGCTGCCCTGGCAACCATCCACCGGGTGGCACCCGCCCGTCTGCATGCGCCGCAG from Stigmatella erecta includes these protein-coding regions:
- a CDS encoding FAD-dependent monooxygenase, with protein sequence MKTGFTVLIAGGGIGGLTLGVALRRAGIAFRIFERAPAMLKVGAGISMQSNAMLAFRTLGIDTQVAAAGQKINGGSILTPRNEEISSMLVREVSELVDAPMITIHRGLLQDVLHHAVGDDCLTLGAKVEGYRDGPDGIFVKLSDGTEVRGDLLVAADGLRSAVRAQMLHEPAPRYSGYTSWRGVCEVSDGVRPDYTSESWGQGSRFGVVPIGNGQTYWFATANAPEHGVDQPDARTELLKRFAGWHAPIPQLIQNTPNSAILRTDIHDRAPIEKWAEGRVVLLGDAAHPMTPNMGQGGCQAVEDAVVLARCLAVEAELPAALARYQALRVKRANEFVTRSYRIGQIGQWENPAACWVRAKLLKVTSSKRVTNEMRRRIEFSAP
- a CDS encoding fatty acid desaturase, with amino-acid sequence MNTSADPSRYPKDTRARAHSITYAIRKEEHRLRMRHAWLQYQSQAGLVFLLASLAALAGIASLHGSGHLAGWLALPLMALPLSVLHELEHDLIHHLYFRHQPWLQNLLLGVTWVCKLGMNPWTQRELHLHHHKVSGQREDVEERMLGLGTRSLFLRLVLAASPLGSTLLLLDIRKDAPGFPSKQILAGLLPTRLFADLLLLLALAYGLTGSIHPGGPLPAGGWPWVSGAVTLWVLPNLLRQACLTLISSYSHYYEDIPPGDVFFQNQILHHPLVWPLNLFTFNFGKTHIIHHFVANQPFYLRQMVSSVAFEEMKKQGARINDFSVISRANRWGNPRYSILNS
- a CDS encoding bifunctional metallophosphatase/5'-nucleotidase; translated protein: MLLASACAAASLLVMHAGCGDDDDKPPTEQPGTPDGGDGTPDGGGGTPDGGDGTPDGGGDGGTDPEPRDIRVQVLAINDLHGNLEPPTGSSGRVRTAPDTEVNAGGVSYLAHHIAELRKSNPNTIVVSAGDLIGASPLVSALFHDEPTIEVMNQIGLDLNSVGNHEFDEGSAELRRMQTGGCHPVDGCQGSANFVGAKFKFLSANVFTDVAAKQTLFPAYAIREFEGVKMAFIGMTLEGTPTIVNPSGITGLKFQDEADTVNALIPELNAQGVKAVAVIIHEGGLQEADGLYNDCKGISGPLLDIVNRFNKEVDLVVSGHTHQAYNCVINGIRVTSGASYGRIVTDVDLVLNTGTNDVKEAAARNVIVTRETADVPVDTMVKEYVTKAAPLRDKIVGYTEVELLRPVRAPSATNSGESVLGNVIADAMLAITQAPEKGGAVIALMNPGGVRADINAGDITYGEIFTVQPFANNVATLTLTGDQLKRVLEQQFPPINANPSIMQVSKGFSYSFSLSAPAGSKVNAASMTLNGQAIDPAASYRVSMNNFMASGGDNYSVFTEGKDLLIGPIDVDALEVYLRANNPLTVPVLGRIQVVP
- a CDS encoding MBL fold metallo-hydrolase gives rise to the protein MKLTLHRGVSLAVLASARTEAEHHEDLGCSIQGPTSRPVRRAHAALKRQLAVLGPSRALQEARALVRWLEDTPRYAALCEDGKRRRGRRVLRHEVLFPDARRHRPRVLHLRQEQLGLDVPVARAEWPVLSELFACLSRGASRAELRALSAAPAVGALLADLSGAGWLVRHAGPVTVPTPGALFVGHNTVLVAGRQGRVLVDPYFRPSSGVDGPGYSPMQPGDLGPVDAVLITHSHGDHFHLGSLLQLPRDTRIFVPAVPRESLFSTDCVLRLEQLGFTRVEPLRWGDERQVGDLTVRALPFHGEQPTDQQGLYGGLFNEGNTWLVRAPGFSAAFFADAGHDVRGDMREVCRRVREEGPVDVLFCGVRGFRLKPLFFGFSTLDAFLVDVPLEHLTAPQQLMAGPEEALEFGALLGARYVVPCADGGAPWYWREGMGPRYPGYPGEPVTGASTLDENPDADPYPERLAQVRKGRGAGPRALLLRPGEALRWKGRSAPEVVRTPGFLWPFGEAPEGGAPQEFKIE
- a CDS encoding SH3 domain-containing protein, encoding MHSWNRAARALAGMLLVLLATACGEPQEMMVLHEALGLREEPHPEAPVAEKLPRGTRLKVQPARPWEAEGWRRVMTPSGMRWTTLEGLAPFPLQGEARFVWQDELPVHSQPDPSSQTVGTLRFGDEVHLLAAPVPGVAGYTGVVREGTLLGFANASALGEKRPTAELLLEETRAMLKQGNFPQALRWARSLRALSEGTGRRGALVDALERAGTEPASLQPELDFNEKARGAEPPRPGTQGWVIPSRVHLREGADLRDSITTVLSADAAVQVLDIQPPWAHVELLTKQTPWMAVDLGDFAEVRGGRAMGVAASKPGTRGRGYLPIASLQAQRLSPAEQQAKALAMQHGEARLELLKRAVALSGPEHLAQVAPALIDEAFLDERYRLAVAAALRLKETDPKGGAAPRMAWKVEAVTSLYGCTGHPLEARVEPVEFERGAEFPKPRGAVCAQVSGLESPCDVCLSNLSDYDAEARQHVLRDKAGVDAMLGEHEEIITQHLKDSARLENLYAKPPRMRVTVRPGSAAPSQSLFLFELPLEVDRYQDKAVLSPAFREARMAEVRLPSASGESRWEYWMSTLQWEDSAHGALFAPDAPAAWKAMQDFAQALKKTPEAFLERNDFEGVVYALHLSRHCGKCPTRQKASPGR
- a CDS encoding FHA domain-containing protein; this translates as MISVKELRALGTSLPLDAFRRQLGPFALIQRPPTEDPTAGAITTRVANPKVIEQGIVSLLFEFDELIVALLPPLEATDALSIGRITGNELVVEDGSVSKQHARLQWNQAERRCTVKDQGSRNGTFLNGTLIMDREVTLRDGDILSFGHVQFWFLLTETLHARLRGELAGGRPK
- a CDS encoding FHA domain-containing protein, with amino-acid sequence MLLVREVRALAGNLQKEDFLRQVGPFVLVRQPPDPVVERLALRLGAHRTRVARSQASAKMLVAELLQHLDDLSVATLPPIRGSEELQIGRLPDNDVVVDDPSVSKRHAVLRWDALARRCMLTDLGSRNGTLINAEYIRDANSLVSDGDMLSFGDAEFCFLETLSLLSMLHTAHYA